One genomic segment of Odocoileus virginianus isolate 20LAN1187 ecotype Illinois chromosome 33, Ovbor_1.2, whole genome shotgun sequence includes these proteins:
- the TGFB1I1 gene encoding transforming growth factor beta-1-induced transcript 1 protein isoform X2 translates to MEDLDALLSDLETTTSHMPRSGALKERPPEPLTSPLTQMGPGESSGASGDKDHLYSTVCKPRSPKPAAPATPPFSSSCGVLGTGLCELDRLLQELNATQFNITDEIMSQFPSSKETAGEQKEDQPEDKKRPSPPPSPSPVLPKPSATSATLELDRLMASLSDFRVQNHLPASGPTPPPVPSSVNEDAPSPPGPTSKGSLDTMLGLLQSDLSRRGVPTQAKGLCGSCNKPIAGQVVTALGRAWHPEHFVCGGCSTALGGSSFFEKDGAPFCPECYFERFSPRCGLCNQPIRHKMVTALGTHWHPEHFCCVSCGEPFGDEGFHEREGRPYCRRDFLQLFAPRCQGCQGPILDNYISALSALWHPDCFVCRECFAPFSGGSFFEHEGRPLCENHFHARRGSLCATCGLPVTGRCVSALGRRFHPDHFTCTFCLRPLTKGSFQERAGKPYCQPCFLKLFG, encoded by the exons ATGGAGGACCTGG ATGCCCTGCTTTCTGACCTGGAGACCACAACCTCACACATGCCAAGGTCAGGGGCTCTAAAAGAGCGGCCCCCAGAGCCCCTCACGTCTCCTCTGACACAG ATGGGGCCTGGGGAATCTTCAGGAGCCTCTGGGGACAAGGACCATCTGTATAG CACGGTATGCAAGCCTCGGTCCCCGAAGCCTGCAGCCCCTGCCACCCCTCCATTCTCCTCTTCCTGCGGTGTCTTGGGCACGGGGCTCTGTGAGCTAGACAGGTTGCTTCAGGAACTTAATGCTACTCAGTTCAACATAACAG ATGAAATAATGTCTCAGTTCCCATCCAGCAAGGAGACAGCAGGGGAGCAGAAGGAGGACCAGCCTGAGGACAAGAAAAGGCCCAGCCC ccctcccagcccctcccctgttCTCCCAAAGCCTTCAGCCACCTCAGCCACCCTGGAGCTAGATAGACTGATGGCCTCACTCTCTGACTTCCGTGTCCAGAACCAT CTTCCAGCCTCAGGGCCAACCCCGCCACCAGTGCCAAGCTCTGTGAATGAggacgccccctccccaccagggccCACCAGCAAAGGCAGCCTGGACACCATGCTGGGGCTACTTCAGTCTGACCTCAGCCGCCGTGGCGTTCCCACCCAGGCCAAGGGCCTCTGTGGCTCCTGCAATAAACCCATTGCTGGGCAA GTCGTGACGGCGCTTGGCCGTGCTTGGCATCCTGAGCACTTCGTTTGCGGTGGCTGTTCCACCGCCCTGGGAGGCAGCAGCTTCTTCGAGAAGGATGGAGCTCCCTTCTGTCCTGAGTGCTACTTCGAGCGCTTCTCTCCGCGATGTGGCCTCTGCAATCAACCCATCCGACAC AAGATGGTTACTGCCTTGGGCACCCACTGGCACCCGGAGCATTTCTGCTGCGTTAGTTGCGGGGAGCCCTTCGGAGATGAAG GTTTCCACGAGCGGGAGGGCCGCCCCTACTGCCGCCGGGACTTCCTGCAGCTGTTCGCGCCGCGCTGCCAGGGTTGCCAAGGCCCCATTCTGGACAACTACATCTCGGCGCTCAGCGCGCTCTGGCACCCGGACTGTTTCGTCTGCAGG GAATGTTTCGCGCCCTTCTCGGGAGGCAGCTTTTTCGAGCACGAGGGCCGTCCGCTCTGCGAGAACCATTTCCACGCGCGGCGCGGGTCTCTGTGCGCCACGTGTGGCCTCCCGGTGACCGGCCGATGCGTGTCGGCCCTGGGCCGCCGCTTCCACCCGGACCACTTCACCTGCACCTTCTGCCTGCGCCCACTCACCAAGGGCTCCTTCCAGGAGCGCGCGGGCAAGCCCTACTGCCAGCCCTGCTTCCTCAAGCTCTTCGGCTGA
- the TGFB1I1 gene encoding transforming growth factor beta-1-induced transcript 1 protein isoform X1 gives MGREVQRLRTPGLRSSGKGGVKRTLGPGTGKIVGKGDYDNALLSDLETTTSHMPRSGALKERPPEPLTSPLTQMGPGESSGASGDKDHLYSTVCKPRSPKPAAPATPPFSSSCGVLGTGLCELDRLLQELNATQFNITDEIMSQFPSSKETAGEQKEDQPEDKKRPSPPPSPSPVLPKPSATSATLELDRLMASLSDFRVQNHLPASGPTPPPVPSSVNEDAPSPPGPTSKGSLDTMLGLLQSDLSRRGVPTQAKGLCGSCNKPIAGQVVTALGRAWHPEHFVCGGCSTALGGSSFFEKDGAPFCPECYFERFSPRCGLCNQPIRHKMVTALGTHWHPEHFCCVSCGEPFGDEGFHEREGRPYCRRDFLQLFAPRCQGCQGPILDNYISALSALWHPDCFVCRECFAPFSGGSFFEHEGRPLCENHFHARRGSLCATCGLPVTGRCVSALGRRFHPDHFTCTFCLRPLTKGSFQERAGKPYCQPCFLKLFG, from the exons atgggcagggaggtgcaGCGCCTGCGGACGCCTGGGCTCAGGAGCTCTGGGAAGGGAGGAGTTAAAAGGACCTTGGGTCCAGGGACTGGGAAAATAGTCGGGAAGGGAGACTATGACA ATGCCCTGCTTTCTGACCTGGAGACCACAACCTCACACATGCCAAGGTCAGGGGCTCTAAAAGAGCGGCCCCCAGAGCCCCTCACGTCTCCTCTGACACAG ATGGGGCCTGGGGAATCTTCAGGAGCCTCTGGGGACAAGGACCATCTGTATAG CACGGTATGCAAGCCTCGGTCCCCGAAGCCTGCAGCCCCTGCCACCCCTCCATTCTCCTCTTCCTGCGGTGTCTTGGGCACGGGGCTCTGTGAGCTAGACAGGTTGCTTCAGGAACTTAATGCTACTCAGTTCAACATAACAG ATGAAATAATGTCTCAGTTCCCATCCAGCAAGGAGACAGCAGGGGAGCAGAAGGAGGACCAGCCTGAGGACAAGAAAAGGCCCAGCCC ccctcccagcccctcccctgttCTCCCAAAGCCTTCAGCCACCTCAGCCACCCTGGAGCTAGATAGACTGATGGCCTCACTCTCTGACTTCCGTGTCCAGAACCAT CTTCCAGCCTCAGGGCCAACCCCGCCACCAGTGCCAAGCTCTGTGAATGAggacgccccctccccaccagggccCACCAGCAAAGGCAGCCTGGACACCATGCTGGGGCTACTTCAGTCTGACCTCAGCCGCCGTGGCGTTCCCACCCAGGCCAAGGGCCTCTGTGGCTCCTGCAATAAACCCATTGCTGGGCAA GTCGTGACGGCGCTTGGCCGTGCTTGGCATCCTGAGCACTTCGTTTGCGGTGGCTGTTCCACCGCCCTGGGAGGCAGCAGCTTCTTCGAGAAGGATGGAGCTCCCTTCTGTCCTGAGTGCTACTTCGAGCGCTTCTCTCCGCGATGTGGCCTCTGCAATCAACCCATCCGACAC AAGATGGTTACTGCCTTGGGCACCCACTGGCACCCGGAGCATTTCTGCTGCGTTAGTTGCGGGGAGCCCTTCGGAGATGAAG GTTTCCACGAGCGGGAGGGCCGCCCCTACTGCCGCCGGGACTTCCTGCAGCTGTTCGCGCCGCGCTGCCAGGGTTGCCAAGGCCCCATTCTGGACAACTACATCTCGGCGCTCAGCGCGCTCTGGCACCCGGACTGTTTCGTCTGCAGG GAATGTTTCGCGCCCTTCTCGGGAGGCAGCTTTTTCGAGCACGAGGGCCGTCCGCTCTGCGAGAACCATTTCCACGCGCGGCGCGGGTCTCTGTGCGCCACGTGTGGCCTCCCGGTGACCGGCCGATGCGTGTCGGCCCTGGGCCGCCGCTTCCACCCGGACCACTTCACCTGCACCTTCTGCCTGCGCCCACTCACCAAGGGCTCCTTCCAGGAGCGCGCGGGCAAGCCCTACTGCCAGCCCTGCTTCCTCAAGCTCTTCGGCTGA
- the TGFB1I1 gene encoding transforming growth factor beta-1-induced transcript 1 protein isoform X3 codes for MPRSGALKERPPEPLTSPLTQMGPGESSGASGDKDHLYSTVCKPRSPKPAAPATPPFSSSCGVLGTGLCELDRLLQELNATQFNITDEIMSQFPSSKETAGEQKEDQPEDKKRPSPPPSPSPVLPKPSATSATLELDRLMASLSDFRVQNHLPASGPTPPPVPSSVNEDAPSPPGPTSKGSLDTMLGLLQSDLSRRGVPTQAKGLCGSCNKPIAGQVVTALGRAWHPEHFVCGGCSTALGGSSFFEKDGAPFCPECYFERFSPRCGLCNQPIRHKMVTALGTHWHPEHFCCVSCGEPFGDEGFHEREGRPYCRRDFLQLFAPRCQGCQGPILDNYISALSALWHPDCFVCRECFAPFSGGSFFEHEGRPLCENHFHARRGSLCATCGLPVTGRCVSALGRRFHPDHFTCTFCLRPLTKGSFQERAGKPYCQPCFLKLFG; via the exons ATGCCAAGGTCAGGGGCTCTAAAAGAGCGGCCCCCAGAGCCCCTCACGTCTCCTCTGACACAG ATGGGGCCTGGGGAATCTTCAGGAGCCTCTGGGGACAAGGACCATCTGTATAG CACGGTATGCAAGCCTCGGTCCCCGAAGCCTGCAGCCCCTGCCACCCCTCCATTCTCCTCTTCCTGCGGTGTCTTGGGCACGGGGCTCTGTGAGCTAGACAGGTTGCTTCAGGAACTTAATGCTACTCAGTTCAACATAACAG ATGAAATAATGTCTCAGTTCCCATCCAGCAAGGAGACAGCAGGGGAGCAGAAGGAGGACCAGCCTGAGGACAAGAAAAGGCCCAGCCC ccctcccagcccctcccctgttCTCCCAAAGCCTTCAGCCACCTCAGCCACCCTGGAGCTAGATAGACTGATGGCCTCACTCTCTGACTTCCGTGTCCAGAACCAT CTTCCAGCCTCAGGGCCAACCCCGCCACCAGTGCCAAGCTCTGTGAATGAggacgccccctccccaccagggccCACCAGCAAAGGCAGCCTGGACACCATGCTGGGGCTACTTCAGTCTGACCTCAGCCGCCGTGGCGTTCCCACCCAGGCCAAGGGCCTCTGTGGCTCCTGCAATAAACCCATTGCTGGGCAA GTCGTGACGGCGCTTGGCCGTGCTTGGCATCCTGAGCACTTCGTTTGCGGTGGCTGTTCCACCGCCCTGGGAGGCAGCAGCTTCTTCGAGAAGGATGGAGCTCCCTTCTGTCCTGAGTGCTACTTCGAGCGCTTCTCTCCGCGATGTGGCCTCTGCAATCAACCCATCCGACAC AAGATGGTTACTGCCTTGGGCACCCACTGGCACCCGGAGCATTTCTGCTGCGTTAGTTGCGGGGAGCCCTTCGGAGATGAAG GTTTCCACGAGCGGGAGGGCCGCCCCTACTGCCGCCGGGACTTCCTGCAGCTGTTCGCGCCGCGCTGCCAGGGTTGCCAAGGCCCCATTCTGGACAACTACATCTCGGCGCTCAGCGCGCTCTGGCACCCGGACTGTTTCGTCTGCAGG GAATGTTTCGCGCCCTTCTCGGGAGGCAGCTTTTTCGAGCACGAGGGCCGTCCGCTCTGCGAGAACCATTTCCACGCGCGGCGCGGGTCTCTGTGCGCCACGTGTGGCCTCCCGGTGACCGGCCGATGCGTGTCGGCCCTGGGCCGCCGCTTCCACCCGGACCACTTCACCTGCACCTTCTGCCTGCGCCCACTCACCAAGGGCTCCTTCCAGGAGCGCGCGGGCAAGCCCTACTGCCAGCCCTGCTTCCTCAAGCTCTTCGGCTGA